The following DNA comes from Trueperaceae bacterium.
CTCGCGGAGGCTCGGGGCGTAGCCGCGTAACATAGCCAGAGGCACGGACCCCCGAGCGTCGCTCGGGGGTCTTCGCTTAGGAGGGCTCATGACCGGCACGACGACAGAGAGCGAACGAGCGCGCGCCCGCACCCTGGTGAGCGGGCTGGCGGACCGCGTGGGCGACGTCGTGCGTCTGCAGGGCTGGGTGCTGACGCGGCGCGACCTGGGCGGCGTCGGCTTCCTGCTGCTGAGGGACCGCTCGGGCGTCGTGCAGTGCGTCGTCGAGCGCGCCGTCTCGGGGCGCGGCGGCCTCCACGGCCTGCCGCTCCACGAGAGCTACGTGTCGCTCACGGGACGCGTCGTCGCCCACGCGAAGGCGCCGGGCGGCGTCGAGGTGCACGCCTCGTCGCTCGAGGTCGTCAGCGAGGCCGCCGCCCCGCCGCCGGTGGAGCTCGCCAAGGAGGAGTGGCACGCGAACCCCGACACGCTGCTCGCCTACCGCCACGTGACGGTCCGCAGCCCGCGCGCCAGGGCGGCCCTGAAGGTGCAGGCGGTGCTGGTGAGGGCGTTCCGCGCGCTCCTCGACGAGCGGGGCTTCACCGAGGTGTTCACTCCCAAGCTGGTCAGCGCCGGCGCCGAGGGCGGCGCGAACCTCTTCGAGGTCGACTTCTACGGCCAGCGCGCCTACCTGGCGCAGTCGCCGCAGCTCTACAAGCAGATCATGGTCGGCGTCTTCGAGCGCGTCTACGAGACGGCGCCCGTCTACCGCGCCGAGAAGAGCCACACCAGCAGGCACCTCTCCGAGTACCTCTCGCTCGACGTCGAGTTCGGGCCCATCGACGACGAGGGCGACGTCATGGACCTCCAGGAGGCGGTCGTCAAGGGCATGCTGCGCGCCGCCGTCGACGCCTGCCCGGCCGAGCTCGCCCTGTTCGGCGCCGGGCCGCCCGACCTCTCGGCGCCGGTGCCGCGGGTCCCCCTGCTGGAGGCCCGCGAGCTGGTGCGCGAGCGCTACGGGCACGAGCCGGGCGGCAAGGACCTCGACCCCGAGGCCGAGAGGCTCATCGGCCGCTGGGCCAAGGAGGAGCACGGCTCCGACCTCGTGTTCGTCACCAAGTTCCCGCAGGCGGCGCGGCCCTTCTACACCTACCCGGAGGACGGGGGCCTCACGCGCGGCCTCGACCTGATCTTCCGCGGCGTCGAGATCACCTCGGGCGGCCAGCGCGCGCACCGCTACGAGGTGCTCGTCCAGGAGCTGGCCAAGCGGGGCATGGACCCGGAAGACTTCGCCGACTACCTCGAGGTGTTCAAGCACGGCATGCCGCCGCACGGCGGCTTCGCGATCGGCGCCGAGCGCCTCACGGCCCTGCTGCTGGGCATCCAGAACGTGCGCTTCGCGCGCGCCTTCCCGCGCGACGCGCAGCGGCTGTCGCCCTGAGAAGAGGCCCTGTACCGAGCCGCCCATGGGCGAGGCGTTGACGCGCCCTTGACGCCCCCCTGCTACGGTCGCCGGCGACCTGAACGCTTGGGAGGGCCAGCATGTACGACAGACGCCTCGCGGCGGTCGCCTTCGCGGCGGCGATGCTCCTGGCAGCCTGCGCGCCAGCGACCGGGCCCGCGGCCGACCTGGCGGCGCTGGACGCGCCCTGCGCCCAGGACCCGCCCCCGACCGTGGCCGTCGTCGACTTCGCGAACACGACGGGCACCTACGGCACCACGATCGTCGGCGTGGAGGACGCCGCGACGGCCCGCCTGATCACCCTCATGAAGGCCTCGGGCTGCTACGTCGTCGTCGAGCGCAGCGAGCTCGTGAACGTCATGCAGCGGCAGGGCCTCGAGTCGCTGGACCCCGTGGAGCTCGCCCGCGCCGCCGGCGCCGGCTACGTGGTCACCGGCGCCGTCACCCGCGGCACCATCGCCAGGCCGGGCGCCAGCGTCTTCGGGGTCTCGCTCGGCGAGACCCGCGCAGAGGTCGAGGTGGACGTCAGGGCCACCGACATCATCACCGGCGAGGTCGTCGTGTCGATGACGGGCGCGGGCAGGTCGAGCAGCCCCAACGTCGCCGTGTCCGCGATCCCGGTGGCGGGGCTGATCCGCTTCGACGACCCGGCGGTCGGTCCCCTGCTGGCGGAGGCGGCCGAGCAGGCGGTGAACCAGGTCGTGGCGGCGATCCGCGCGTCGTTCTAGGGAGCGGTCCGGGGCTCTCCGGTCCCGGAGTCAGTCGGCGGCCAGCAGGTCGACGATGCCGGAGGCCAGCACGCTCACGGCGACCTCCAGGCCGCGTTCGTCGATGTCGAAGCGCGGGCTGTGGTGCGGGTGGGCCGTCGCCTCGCCCGAGCGGGTGCCCACGAAGAAGTAGACGCCCTTGGCCTGCTGCAGCCACAGCGCCATGTCGTCCCCGCCCATGACGAGGCGCTGCTCCAGGACGTTGTCCTCGCCGAGGAGACCGGCGGCGACGCGGCGGAGCCTGGCCACCGCCGCGGCGTCGTTGACCACGGCCGGGGTCCCCTCGAACCACTCGCTCTGCAGCTCCGCGCGGTAGGCGCGCGCGACGGTGCCGGCGATCTCCAGCACGCGCGCC
Coding sequences within:
- the aspS gene encoding aspartate--tRNA(Asn) ligase, whose translation is MTGTTTESERARARTLVSGLADRVGDVVRLQGWVLTRRDLGGVGFLLLRDRSGVVQCVVERAVSGRGGLHGLPLHESYVSLTGRVVAHAKAPGGVEVHASSLEVVSEAAAPPPVELAKEEWHANPDTLLAYRHVTVRSPRARAALKVQAVLVRAFRALLDERGFTEVFTPKLVSAGAEGGANLFEVDFYGQRAYLAQSPQLYKQIMVGVFERVYETAPVYRAEKSHTSRHLSEYLSLDVEFGPIDDEGDVMDLQEAVVKGMLRAAVDACPAELALFGAGPPDLSAPVPRVPLLEARELVRERYGHEPGGKDLDPEAERLIGRWAKEEHGSDLVFVTKFPQAARPFYTYPEDGGLTRGLDLIFRGVEITSGGQRAHRYEVLVQELAKRGMDPEDFADYLEVFKHGMPPHGGFAIGAERLTALLLGIQNVRFARAFPRDAQRLSP
- a CDS encoding CsgG/HfaB family protein — encoded protein: MYDRRLAAVAFAAAMLLAACAPATGPAADLAALDAPCAQDPPPTVAVVDFANTTGTYGTTIVGVEDAATARLITLMKASGCYVVVERSELVNVMQRQGLESLDPVELARAAGAGYVVTGAVTRGTIARPGASVFGVSLGETRAEVEVDVRATDIITGEVVVSMTGAGRSSSPNVAVSAIPVAGLIRFDDPAVGPLLAEAAEQAVNQVVAAIRASF